Proteins encoded together in one Prunus dulcis chromosome 3, ALMONDv2, whole genome shotgun sequence window:
- the LOC117621939 gene encoding cysteine-rich receptor-like protein kinase 10, translating to MQFLALYAPYFLFVLCLLQVSHPTIAQKINQFSNCNTTLNYTSGSLYEQNLNLTLSYLVANASLTGFYTTSIGENSDVVYGLVQCRGDLSKVDCHTCANTAATEIRQLCFSQKEASVGYINCSLQYSAQRFFSTFDSFPGVQLHNTKTATDPALLKRQSGNLVKNLSSEAASTPSRFALGFTSYTDFNDIYGMAQCTQDLAENTCLTCLQEIASHVPECCDGYVGATLISKSCYLRYETYSFFLSPIAHQPPPVVSPPSPSLLEPKAGHAGKFLGKKSNSKIILIIVIPLALALTVIATGCAGYLFWKKAKRNGVDDVPDLREDGNNSMDALLIGLSTLKVATNNFSEAYKLGEGGFGPVYKGTLPDEQEIAVKRLSRSSEQGLAELKTEVMLVAKLLHRNLVRLLGFCLEDEEKLLVYEYLPNGSLDKILFDQRRPFGLEWEGRFKIIVGIARGLLYLHEDSQLRIVHRDLKASNILLDEEMNPKISDFGLAKLFCGSQTHGNTNRISGTFGYMAPEYAKNGKFSTKSDAFSFGVLVMEIITGRKNSSFRNFSNLQSYAWQHWANGTSLELLDPRLGDQWPKYEVLKCFHIGLLCVQEAPAERPTMSEVVMMLNSYTINSTVPSQPAFYVRQESSADSQQSVARLESYGALELDQLAEATLTVTELCPR from the exons ATGCAATTTCTTGCATTATATGCTCcttattttctctttgttttatgCCTTCTTCAAGTTTCCCATCCCACTATAGCCCAAAAGATCAACCAGTTTTCGAACTGTAACACTACTTTGAATTACACTTCTGGGAGTCTTTATGAGCAAAACCTAAACCTTACCCTCAGTTATCTTGTTGCTAATGCTTCTCTAACAGGATTCTACACCACAAGTATTGGTGAGAACAGTGATGTGGTTTATGGCCTTGTTCAGTGCAGGGGAGACCTCTCTAAAGTTGATTGCCATACTTGTGCAAATACAGCTGCAACTGAGATAAGGCAACTCTGTTTTAGCCAGAAGGAGGCTTCGGTTGGTTATATAAATTGCTCGTTACAATATTCGGCTCAGCGTTTCTTCTCTACTTTTGACAGTTTTCCAGGAGTACAGTTACATAACACCAAGACAGCAACTGATCCTGCTCTTCTTAAACGCCAGTCAGGCAACTTGGTTAAGAACCTTTCATCAGAAGCTGCTTCTACTCCTTCCAGATTTGCTCTTGGGTTCACCAGTTACACAGATTTTAATGATATATATGGCATGGCCCAGTGCACCCAAGACTTAGCAGAAAACACCTGCTTAACTTGCCTGCAAGAGATTGCCAGCCATGTTCCTGAGTGCTGTGATGGATATGTTGGGGCTACACTAATTTCTAAAAGTTGTTATCTTCGGTACGAGACATATTCATTTTTTCTGTCACCAATAGCGCATCAGCCACCTCCAGTGGTATCTCCTCCATCTCCTTCCTTGCTTGAGCCTAAGGCTGGACATGCTGGTAAATTCTTAG GAAAGAAGAGCAATTCAAAAATCATCCTTATCATAGTAATCCCACTAGCTTTAGCATTGACTGTGATAGCCACAGGCTGCGCTGGTTACTTATTCTGGAAAAAGGCCAAGAGAAATGGGGTTG ATGATGTTCCTGATTTACGTGAAGATGGTAATAATAGCATGGATGCACTTTTGATTGGACTAAGTACACTTAAAGTCGCAACCAACAATTTCTCAGAAGCATATAAACTTGGAGAAGGTGGATTCGGTCCAGTTTACAAG GGAACACTGCCCGATGAACAAGAAATAGCCGTGAAGAGGCTGTCACGTAGTTCAGAGCAAGGCCTAGCAGAACTAAAAACGGAAGTGATGCTGGTTGCTAAGTTACTGCACCGGAATCTGGTAAGACTGTTAGGCTTCTGCttagaagatgaagagaagctACTCGTCTATGAATACCTACCCAATGGGAGCTTGGACAAGATCTTGTTTG ATCAGAGGAGACCATTTGGCTTAGAATGGGAAGGAAGGTTCAAAATTATTGTTGGAATTGCTAGAGGGCTACTTTATCTGCATGAAGATTCTCAGCTTAGGATTGTTCATCGAGATTTGAAAGCCAGCAACATCCTGCTAGACGAAGAGATGAATCCCAAAATATCTGATTTTGGTTTAGCCAAACTGTTTTGTGGTAGCCAAACTCATGGCAATACAAATCGGATTTCTGGTACTTT TGGATACATGGCACCGGAATATGCTAAAAATGGGAAATTTTCGACTAAATCTGATGCCTTTAGTTTTGGGGTTTTAGTTATGGAAATTATTACAGGTCGAAAGAATTCCAGCTTCCGCAATTTCTCAAATCTTCAGAGTTAT GCGTGGCAGCATTGGGCCAATGGAACATCTTTGGAGTTATTGGATCCAAGATTGGGTGACCAGTGGCCTAAATATGAAGTTCTGAAGTGCTTCCACATTGGGTTATTATGCGTGCAAGAAGCTCCTGCTGAAAGACCTACCATGTCTGAGGTTGTTATGATGCTCAATAGTTACACCATAAACTCCACCGTCCCGTCACAGCCAGCATTTTATGTCCGGCAAGAGAGCTCTGCAGACTCACAGCAGTCGGTGGCTCGCCTCGAAAGTTATGGTGCATTAGAACTTGATCAGTTAGCAGAAGCAACTCTAACAGTCACTGAACTCTGTCCTCGCTAG